A single Candidatus Krumholzibacteriia bacterium DNA region contains:
- a CDS encoding SdrD B-like domain-containing protein produces the protein MNRQSRTFVLVSLLLALSGCMQQETPTSPPTPSSDSASDISGVISAPTSQLVNGYQVTFDGRSLVNRKTTFAYIVTGTGAGSTLDRFVIQIPPCAVGLLGSTPPGGHLGVDPSSGLFGLKWDLPLGASETRRYTITFSGDMPLGAVQVAVRSGGTSNTGLLPGPCQGAFVISGTVFIDNDASGTQNPATEPGIGSVTVQIGTSTTVTDAAGHYQFTLNSGTYSVGVPVSTAAVDFNEQLAAFFAATGPTTQNVTIGPNATNIAFGYKPQADVIVSAITSGALPTTGLDEMFWADVLYQVKKGGTRGGYDAAAVLGFLNQIEGQFLPIPYQFTDGQELHEAYEILTDFTHASLPKLLMVLLATELNDAAGRGLTTQTLLQDVLITWGESLILSAQEVASLKQPIITGYPGLETDIQSALRVFNGLNQRGGGDIPD, from the coding sequence GTGAATCGCCAGAGCCGAACCTTCGTGCTGGTGAGCCTCCTGCTCGCCCTCTCCGGCTGTATGCAGCAAGAGACTCCGACCTCGCCACCGACACCGAGCTCCGACTCCGCCTCGGACATCTCCGGTGTCATCTCCGCGCCCACGTCGCAACTGGTGAACGGATATCAGGTCACTTTCGACGGGCGCTCGCTCGTCAACCGTAAGACGACCTTCGCCTACATCGTGACAGGCACGGGGGCGGGGTCGACTCTCGACCGCTTCGTCATCCAGATTCCCCCTTGCGCCGTCGGCTTGCTGGGTTCCACCCCGCCCGGCGGTCACCTGGGCGTGGACCCGAGCAGCGGCCTCTTCGGCCTGAAGTGGGACTTGCCGCTCGGCGCCAGCGAAACCCGCCGCTACACCATCACCTTCTCCGGCGACATGCCTCTGGGCGCCGTGCAAGTCGCCGTGCGGAGCGGCGGCACCAGCAACACCGGGCTCCTTCCTGGCCCCTGCCAAGGAGCCTTCGTGATTTCCGGCACGGTCTTCATCGATAACGATGCGAGCGGCACGCAAAACCCCGCGACCGAGCCCGGAATCGGGTCGGTGACCGTCCAGATCGGGACGAGCACCACGGTGACCGACGCGGCGGGCCATTACCAGTTCACCCTCAACTCCGGCACCTACTCCGTGGGCGTCCCGGTATCGACGGCCGCGGTCGATTTCAACGAGCAGCTGGCGGCGTTCTTCGCTGCCACCGGACCCACGACGCAGAACGTCACCATCGGCCCGAACGCCACGAACATCGCCTTCGGCTACAAGCCGCAGGCAGACGTGATCGTGTCTGCCATCACCAGCGGCGCGCTGCCCACCACGGGACTGGACGAGATGTTCTGGGCCGATGTCCTGTACCAAGTGAAGAAGGGCGGTACGCGCGGCGGCTACGACGCGGCTGCGGTCCTCGGCTTCCTGAACCAGATCGAGGGCCAATTCCTCCCGATTCCTTATCAGTTCACCGACGGACAGGAGCTGCACGAAGCCTACGAGATCTTGACCGACTTCACCCACGCTTCCTTGCCCAAGCTCCTCATGGTGCTCCTCGCCACCGAGCTCAACGATGCCGCTGGCCGGGGGCTCACCACCCAGACACTGCTGCAGGACGTGTTGATCACCTGGGGCGAATCGCTGATTCTCTCCGCGCAGGAGGTCGCGAGCCTCAAGCAGCCGATCATCACGGGCTACCCGGGTTTGGAGACGGACATCCAGAGCGCTTTGAGGGTGTTCAACGGCCTCAACCAACGGGGTGGCGGCGACATCCCGGATTGA